TTACACTGTGTATCATGAACAACCGTTGGGGCAGGGTTTGGAGTTGATGGTACGTAGTGGGTCACAACAACAGTGATGCCATTGAAAGTCATCATTTGCACCATCATTAACAATACGTTCCCCGGACTCACTGAATACCAGAATAGCTTCAGGGCGTCGAAATCCATACAACCAAAAGGGTACATGTGCTCTGGAGCATGGATAACTTCCATGGATAGCATAGAAAGCCGCAGGGAGAAAGCAACAAATGTTTGCTTGTTTTGTTGTTTTACACAAGTTCCCTACCTGGGGTCATATCTTGCATATCATCCGCCATTCAGTACTATGAGAGACAGTGTATATATCAAGTAAACTGCCACTCTGGTATCTCTGTGTTAGTAGTTTTGGATGGATGTTATCGGATAACATGTAACTATGGTGATTTGAGTGCGTTAAACATTCATCGATGCGATTTCTAGAAGAAAAATCGATGACAGCCAGACCCATTGAGGTAAATTTAGTGCAGCAGATATATAATTTGATCAATCTCCTAGCATCTTATCACTTAGACCAGATATTCTCAGGCCATCATGCATGTGTATGCCATCGAGTTGGAGGACTCACAAGCCCGTGGTCTTATGGAAATTTATACTCAGCTACGAGCAAATTTATGCGTGTGCTCTATACATATATAGAGGAGAAACTAGCCCAATCAGTATAATTCAGATACAAATAGTAAACATAACAAAATTTTATTGATTCCCCTACCTCCCGCGCATCGTCAATGGCCCCAATTGAGTTCGGATGGTTGGTGGACAATGGAAACGCGTCCACGTGATCACGCGTTGACGATGTTGCCCACGTGACAGATTATTGGCAACTCCTAACTTTCTCGTTGCACTCCCCACTGATCTTCCGTTAGTGCCATTAAACACTCACGGGAGATGTCTGGAACGAATAACCACGAAAATCCACTTGGAACTAGTACCTCATCCAATGGTTCGCAAAGGGTATGTAAACCAGTGTCCCCAAGAACATCAGCTCATAGGATACGCAGACACAAGATTCGGTTGCAAGGGCGAGTGTGAGTAGTAACTTTTCGATATCTATTAGTAGTCTCTGAATTCTTTGACGATTAGACTTCTTCAACAAGTATTGCAGGCGTCAGGCTTCCATCGACCGCGGATTTATTTAAGCCGACTTCCTATTCTGGTTTACGGGTATGTCTCGTCTTGCCTTGCACCCCAAACATATCGTTGACTTACAACTTATGTAGCCTGCCCCTCGTTCCATCTCGTCACTGAAATCTACACTCCCTGTTCCATCTGAGCCCGAATCCCCCGTATCCGACCGACAAGCTGCTGTCGTTTCCAAGTTACTCGACACGGCCAAACGACTAAGAGGAGAACGGGATTCCGAATCCCGGAGAGCCGATTTTGCAGAGGCTGAGCTCGCAGCTGAACGAGCGTCAAAATCTCAGGCCTCGGCCAATCTTCACGCAAGCGTAGAGGCCGAAGCCAAGATTGCCGAATTGACCGAAAGCCTTGCCGCCGCCCGGTCCACTATTGCCACCTTTGGGCGCCAGTCTTCACCTCAACCTGGTACCCCGAGTAGAAGCACCATTATCCCTGCTCTTCGAGCGCAAATAACCGAGCTCACCTCCCGCATTGAACGACGAACAGAGCAGATTGGAATACACCAACACGAAATTAAGCGGCTCGAGGCTCACCTTGGTTTAACTCAAGATACGGTCCAGGAATTACAGGATGACTTAGACCAGGCAGGGGTGCGAGAGCAGGCGTTACTGGAAGATGCAACTTTGGCTAGGGAGGAGAGAGACGCGGCTCGGCAGGCACTGGCAGAGGGACAGTTCGCTGAGTCCGAACAGGCAGATGAACAGACGGTAGCGCTCGTGCATAGCATATTCGACGCTATCGGCCATGCCAGGACCAACAAATGCACCGCCGAGGCGTATAAAGACAAGCTCGAAGCTCAGATCGGACAAACCAGGGCTCTCCAGATCCAGGTGGAACAAAGAGTGGCCGAGGTCGATCTTCTCATGGCCCAAGTCGACGGCGTTAATGCCCGGATGTCTGCCCTGCGCCAAGAACTCCAAACTGAACAATTAAGATTCGCGGAAGAAAAGTCTCGCGCTGACAAGGCTGAAGAACGTGCTGAAGAGGCCAAACAACTCGCCGAGGCGGCCAAATCGACATCGGATGAAGATAGAACTTGGGCGGCTGATTATCAAAAGAAGCTGGAAGATACACAATGCGAACTTGCTGAATCCAAACAACGCTTCGCCGAATTAGAGGACAAATTGGCCGACTTTGAATCGGCAAGGGAGGAGCTCGAGGCGTGCGAAGCCGTTCTCGTCGGATTACGAGAGGAACTCGAAACTGAAAAGGCCAATAGTGCGAATGCTGTAGCCGAGGTCCAGGCGTCCCTGGATCTTCAACGGGTCGAACTTACTATCAAGGCTAACGAGTTGGATGCACTCAAAGATGAATTTGTTGCAACCACTGCGGAATTAGATTCTCGAACAACTCAACTCGCTTCAAAAACCGCGGAACTTGATGCTCTGCGTATGGAGCTAGAGACCAAGACAACCGAACTTCAATACAAGGATGTCCAATACAGTCAACTCAAGAATGACCACGCAGCACTTCAAAGCTGCCTCCAGGCGCTTCAATCTAGTTTCGATACGAAACAAACAGACTACATGGCTCTCAATTCGAAAAACCAGACGCTAGAAGGCGAGTTCGAATCATTACAAAGCGGCTACGATGCCAAGCAAGTCGAGTTTCTTTCTCTTCAATCTGGATTCACTGCGCTCCAATCCGAAATGGAAGCCAAAGAGGCCGAAGTACAACGTCTCAACGCGGCTCTCGAATCGGGCGCCAATGGTGCGAAGCTCGAATTGAAGGCTGCT
The Rhizoctonia solani chromosome 8, complete sequence DNA segment above includes these coding regions:
- a CDS encoding kinesin family protein — translated: MSGTNNHENPLGTSTSSNGSQRTQDSVARASTSSTSIAGVRLPSTADLFKPTSYSGLRPAPRSISSLKSTLPVPSEPESPVSDRQAAVVSKLLDTAKRLRGERDSESRRADFAEAELAAERASKSQASANLHASVEAEAKIAELTESLAAARSTIATFGRQSSPQPGTPSRSTIIPALRAQITELTSRIERRTEQIGIHQHEIKRLEAHLGLTQDTVQELQDDLDQAGVREQALLEDATLAREERDAARQALAEGQFAESEQADEQTVALVHSIFDAIGHARTNKCTAEAYKDKLEAQIGQTRALQIQVEQRVAEVDLLMAQVDGVNARMSALRQELQTEQLRFAEEKSRADKAEERAEEAKQLAEAAKSTSDEDRTWAADYQKKLEDTQCELAESKQRFAELEDKLADFESAREELEACEAVLVGLREELETEKANSANAVAEVQASLDLQRVELTIKANELDALKDEFVATTAELDSRTTQLASKTAELDALRMELETKTTELQYKDVQYSQLKNDHAALQSCLQALQSSFDTKQTDYMALNSKNQTLEGEFESLQSGYDAKQVEFLSLQSGFTALQSEMEAKEAEVQRLNAALESGANGAKLELKAAQGELQAAQGALAQLQQELESVRSELVKSTEIADVAGVEKSVMAGELRTAREQLGELRERIGQLEGLTQSGEEVKRELATAKEQLENAMAGRANLEQQLAAAQQQHETFQRQSEEMRQALGAAQARVMTMQDQLDDVEMRAPASEIDELRAKVGSMTEQLAEMESLRAQVAEVDDLRIQVAELEDTRAQVTELERLLAEAQAGAQDAQEVVSLRSKVDELDKLRQRAEDELRSRVEGMNHLEAHVGALEEELRGVESLREEIRALQQMSTEQQQLISELQSRPASGNTATSSDALERLQEQYDMVLQDAKRMTAEVEGYDDKLLEVLKREKKLELKVGNLTRKLRATQAKLDAAKVTQDAPPTASTSAPTTSAPNPIAPQRTNSTASSTTGTSSLFTQSASSAGTSIFSSSGSTAKLPLSSTTASKFSKSMPSSRVPQSPSRSPTRPTVPDFGPKIAGNINSTTTTASATSTGAGNGRAALRPLPIFSSQPAPASLAPAPDKEPSKSAQANEAASRKRPIPDEFSTATPGTHAEVAMTTPRTHLRFKTLSGTGAAANRKGLTPSRKA